In Sander vitreus isolate 19-12246 chromosome 7, sanVit1, whole genome shotgun sequence, a genomic segment contains:
- the LOC144521122 gene encoding glycerol-3-phosphate dehydrogenase [NAD(+)], cytoplasmic → MAAPKKVCIIGSGNWGSAIAKIVGANAVQNSNFDTTVKMWVFEETVNGRKLTEIINTDHENVKYLPGHKLPANVLAVPDLVEASSDADILVFVIPHQFVGKVCDTIKGKIKTDALGISLIKGVDEGPDGLKLISDVIQEKLDIAMSVLMGANIANEVADEKFCETTIGCKNKNHGALLKELMQTNNFRVTVVEEYDVVEICGALKNIVAVGAGFCDGLGFGDNTKAAVIRLGLMEMIAFARIFCTAGPVSSATFLESCGVADLITTCYGGRNRKVAEAFVKTGKSIEELEKEMLNGQKLQGPATAAEVYLILKHKKLIDKFPLFNAVYQICYQGHPVTEFISCLQNHPEHM, encoded by the exons ATGGCAGCTCCGAAGAAAGTCTGCATCATTGGCTCTGGAAATTG GGGTTCTGCAATTGCCAAGATAGTGGGTGCCAATGCTGTTCAGAATTCAAATTTTGACACCACCGTAAAAATGTGGGTGTTTGAGGAGACAGTTAATGGGCGTAAACTGACTGAAATTATCAACACCGACCATGAAAATGTGAAGTACCTCCCTGGTCACAAGCTGCCAGCAAATGTG cTGGCCGTCCCAGACCTGGTGGAGGCGTCCAGTGACGCAGACATTTTGGTGTTTGTGATCCCACACCAGTTTGTTGGGAAAGTGTGTGACACCATAAAGGGCAAGATAAAGACTGATGCACTAGGGATATCCCTCATTAAG GGCGTAGACGAGGGACCTGATGGACTTAAACTCATCTCTGATGTGATCCAGGAGAAGCTCGATATCGCCATGAGTGTACTGATGGGGGCCAACATTGCTAATGAGGTTGCTGATGAGAAGTTTTGTGAGACCACAATTG GGTGTAAGAATAAAAACCACGGGGCTCTCCTGAAGGAACTCATGCAGACCAACAACTTCCGAGTCACTGTGGTAGAGGAGTATGATGTGGTGGAAATCTGTGGAGCTCTGAAG AACATTGTTGCGGTCGGAGCAGGTTTCTGTGACGGTCTGGGCTTCGGAGACAACACAAAGGCAGCAGTGATCAGGTTGGGCCTGATGGAGATGATTGCCTTTGCCCGTATTTTCTGCACTGCTGGTCCCGTGTCCTCGGCAACCTTCCTAGAGAGCTGCGGAGTGGCTGACCTCATCACAACCTGCTACGGCGGCCGCAACCGCAAAGTAGCCGAAGCTTTTGTGAAGACGGGGAAG TCCATTGAGGAGCTGGAGAAAGAGATGCTGAACGGTCAGAAGCTGCAGGGACCAGCAACAGCAGCCGAGGTCTATCTCATCCTCAAGCACAAAAAACTAATTGACAA GTTCCCACTGTTCAATGCAGTGTATCAGATCTGCTATCAGGGCCATCCAGTCACAGAGTTCATAAGCTGTTTGCAGAACCACCCAGAGCAcatgtga